In Terriglobia bacterium, the following are encoded in one genomic region:
- a CDS encoding Wzz/FepE/Etk N-terminal domain-containing protein: protein MKQLPVSSLSTVKPPTARDCAAVGFRHVHLMAWSFIFIFGGVVLATMLMPRQYEAEFKILVKNERADPLVTTDKDHSAAAPEVTEQDLNSEAELLKSRDLLEKVAVAAGTSSAEEAALYRATLDLEKKVIVEPIKKTKLIRVTYRSTSPDRARSTLQILSRLYFEKHLEVHRVAGAAGFFQAQTEQYNRQLHDTQAAMSQFAADTGVVEAPLAKEITVRKLNESEADVKQTRAAIAETEQRIAALENEEAATGPRLTTQVRTATNPYLMQQLKTTLLSLELKRTELLTRFSPGYRTVQEVETQISQAREALSNAENNPVREETTDRDATHEWLKSELAKSHADLQGLQAKVAATTQIVESYREQARKLNDADIAEQELARKQKTAEENYLLYSHKQEEARISDALDRQRIVNVSIAEPPMPPQSPAGPSRLLNLGLGLLLSILASLTIAIAADCLDRSFRTPREVEILLNVPVLAALPAECGAGEYI, encoded by the coding sequence ATGAAGCAGCTACCAGTCTCATCATTATCGACAGTAAAACCTCCAACCGCGCGCGACTGTGCGGCAGTCGGTTTCCGGCATGTGCACCTCATGGCGTGGTCTTTCATCTTCATCTTCGGTGGCGTCGTGCTCGCCACGATGCTAATGCCGCGGCAATACGAAGCTGAATTCAAGATATTGGTAAAAAACGAACGCGCCGACCCCCTCGTCACTACGGATAAAGACCATTCGGCGGCGGCCCCCGAGGTGACGGAACAGGATCTGAACTCCGAAGCCGAACTGCTCAAGAGCCGGGATCTTCTCGAGAAAGTTGCTGTGGCGGCGGGCACGTCTTCAGCCGAGGAAGCGGCATTGTACCGGGCCACGCTGGACCTGGAGAAAAAGGTAATCGTTGAACCGATCAAGAAAACAAAACTGATCCGGGTAACGTACCGCTCGACCAGTCCCGACCGGGCCCGCAGTACCCTTCAGATTCTAAGCCGGCTGTATTTCGAGAAGCATCTCGAGGTCCATCGTGTGGCCGGCGCGGCCGGCTTCTTCCAGGCACAGACCGAGCAATACAACAGGCAACTCCACGACACCCAGGCGGCAATGTCGCAGTTTGCGGCGGACACCGGCGTTGTTGAGGCGCCGCTCGCCAAAGAAATTACCGTACGGAAGCTGAATGAGTCTGAAGCGGACGTGAAGCAGACCCGCGCCGCCATAGCAGAGACGGAACAACGCATCGCAGCTCTCGAAAACGAGGAGGCGGCCACCGGTCCGCGCCTGACAACTCAGGTTCGCACGGCAACCAATCCTTACTTGATGCAGCAGCTCAAAACGACCCTTCTGAGCCTGGAGCTGAAACGCACGGAGCTGTTGACCAGGTTTTCACCCGGCTATCGGACAGTCCAGGAGGTGGAAACCCAGATCTCGCAGGCTCGCGAAGCTCTGTCAAATGCCGAAAACAATCCGGTTCGTGAGGAAACTACCGACCGTGACGCCACTCACGAGTGGCTGAAATCGGAATTGGCAAAATCTCACGCGGATCTCCAGGGCTTGCAGGCCAAGGTCGCGGCCACCACGCAGATTGTCGAATCCTACCGCGAGCAGGCCCGCAAGCTGAACGACGCAGACATCGCCGAGCAGGAGCTTGCTCGTAAACAAAAGACCGCCGAAGAAAACTACCTTTTGTATTCACACAAGCAGGAGGAGGCACGCATTTCAGATGCGCTGGACCGTCAACGCATCGTAAACGTCTCGATCGCAGAACCTCCAATGCCGCCGCAATCGCCCGCCGGTCCCTCGAGGCTTTTGAATCTGGGATTGGGCCTTTTGCTGTCCATCCTGGCGAGCCTGACGATTGCGATTGCCGCCGACTGTCTGGATCGTTCGTTCCGGACTCCACGTGAAGTCGAAATCTTATTGAACGTTCCCGTTCTGGCGGCATTACCGGCCGAATGCGGAGCAGGAGAATACATATGA
- a CDS encoding P-loop NTPase, which produces MSNEIDVFPTYKQAFLLKVKHAGSALPAAKVRDRLRQQRAHRELVHLVQRLFLNGPQSPQAVVFSAAESGSGCTFVCTRTAAILASQLEEPVCVVDANFWSSGIGQQFAFEDGANTTQYAEWTLMPVGMNYSDAKTSNLWLASCKSAMTDRRRLVNLEHFQTLIEDLRKDFNYILVDAPPLAESSEAAGFARATDGLVLVLQAHDTRREVAQRAKELLDAGSIPVLGAVLNKRTYPIPEFIYRRL; this is translated from the coding sequence ATGAGCAACGAAATCGATGTTTTCCCAACCTATAAACAGGCGTTTTTACTCAAGGTAAAGCATGCCGGATCTGCGCTGCCTGCGGCAAAGGTGCGCGACCGCCTCAGGCAGCAGAGGGCTCACCGGGAGCTGGTCCATCTCGTGCAGCGCCTGTTTCTCAACGGCCCCCAGAGCCCGCAGGCCGTGGTCTTTTCCGCCGCCGAGTCCGGAAGCGGCTGCACGTTTGTGTGCACCCGGACGGCGGCCATCCTTGCCAGTCAGCTGGAAGAGCCGGTGTGCGTGGTGGATGCGAACTTCTGGTCGTCCGGCATCGGGCAACAATTTGCATTCGAGGACGGCGCCAACACCACCCAGTACGCGGAATGGACGCTGATGCCGGTCGGAATGAATTACTCCGATGCAAAGACGTCCAACTTGTGGCTGGCTTCCTGCAAATCTGCGATGACGGACCGTCGCCGCCTGGTGAACCTGGAGCACTTTCAAACACTCATCGAGGATCTGCGAAAAGATTTCAATTACATCCTCGTCGATGCCCCGCCCCTGGCCGAGAGCTCCGAGGCTGCAGGGTTCGCCCGAGCAACGGATGGTCTCGTGCTGGTGTTGCAAGCCCACGACACACGCCGTGAGGTCGCACAGCGGGCAAAAGAACTGCTCGACGCCGGAAGCATTCCCGTTCTCGGCGCCGTTCTGAACAAGCGCACATACCCGATTCCAGAATTCATCTACCGGAGGTTGTAA
- a CDS encoding polysaccharide biosynthesis/export family protein has protein sequence MRTSGAAALIIILAGMLAGQEPGFQQRHPRYRIEIGDVVAFTFTFTPDYNQTVTVQPDGYITLREAGDIQVLDKTTQEVVDIVRSAYGKVLHEPEITIELKDFEKPYFVVGGEVQHPGKFDLRGDTTVVQAVTLAGGLNDRALNSQILLFRRVSKDLVEVKKVDMKHMVNSGNLSEDMHLQPGDMILVPRNKMSKISRFIPFPSLGMYFSPSIP, from the coding sequence ATGAGAACATCAGGAGCGGCAGCGCTGATCATCATCCTGGCCGGAATGCTTGCCGGGCAGGAGCCCGGTTTCCAGCAACGGCACCCCCGATATCGGATCGAAATCGGGGATGTGGTGGCTTTCACATTCACGTTCACTCCGGACTACAATCAGACAGTCACGGTCCAGCCCGACGGCTACATTACTCTCCGCGAGGCCGGCGACATTCAGGTTCTCGATAAAACAACGCAGGAAGTCGTCGACATCGTCCGCTCGGCCTACGGCAAAGTACTCCACGAACCCGAGATCACTATAGAGCTTAAGGATTTCGAGAAGCCCTACTTTGTAGTCGGCGGTGAAGTGCAGCATCCCGGCAAATTCGACCTGCGCGGCGACACCACTGTCGTTCAGGCCGTGACCCTGGCCGGCGGACTTAACGACCGCGCGCTGAACTCGCAGATCTTACTGTTCAGACGCGTATCCAAGGATCTGGTCGAAGTAAAAAAAGTCGATATGAAGCATATGGTCAACAGCGGAAACCTGTCCGAAGACATGCATCTGCAGCCGGGCGACATGATTCTGGTCCCCCGCAACAAGATGTCGAAAATCAGCCGCTTCATACCCTTCCCCAGTCTCGGGATGTACTTCAGCCCTTCGATTCCTTGA
- a CDS encoding DegT/DnrJ/EryC1/StrS family aminotransferase → MKVSFMDLKKEHDAIRGALLDRWATILDSSAFIGGAPVERFEQAFADFCGVRHGAAVGNGTDALTLALTASGIGSGDEVILPANSFVATAEAVVHAGAIPVFADINRLTYTIDVDRIENLITSRTRALIPVHLYGQPADMDPIVEIARRRGLRIIEDCAQAHGARYHGHRVGSFGDAACFSFYPAKNLGACGDGGAVVTNDPEIAESLRKLRDHGGLRKYEHDVIGYNSRLDAMQAAALELKLKGLDARNALRRKHAAAYRELLSGIDGVVTPFEPEGFEGVYHLYVMRIERGSRDMLQKFLTKSDVQTGIHYPQPIHRTPAFASFSGATCPVAEKYSTEILSLPMYPGLERQQLEHVASLVGKYVESETREVAGRSQR, encoded by the coding sequence ATGAAAGTCTCTTTCATGGATTTGAAAAAAGAACACGATGCGATACGAGGCGCGCTGCTCGACAGGTGGGCAACAATCCTGGACAGCTCCGCGTTCATCGGCGGAGCCCCCGTCGAACGATTCGAACAGGCGTTTGCGGATTTCTGCGGCGTTCGCCACGGCGCCGCGGTCGGCAACGGCACCGACGCATTGACCCTGGCGCTGACTGCATCGGGTATAGGTTCAGGCGATGAGGTTATCCTGCCGGCAAACAGCTTCGTAGCCACGGCCGAAGCCGTGGTGCACGCCGGTGCAATTCCCGTATTCGCCGATATCAATCGGCTCACCTATACGATCGACGTCGACCGGATTGAAAACCTCATCACTTCCCGAACGCGGGCGCTTATCCCCGTTCACTTGTACGGCCAACCGGCGGATATGGACCCGATTGTCGAGATCGCACGCCGCCGCGGGCTTCGCATCATCGAAGACTGCGCCCAGGCTCATGGCGCCCGTTATCACGGCCACAGAGTCGGATCCTTTGGAGACGCCGCATGCTTCAGCTTTTATCCGGCCAAAAATCTGGGTGCCTGTGGCGACGGCGGCGCTGTCGTGACGAACGATCCGGAGATAGCGGAAAGCCTTCGCAAACTGCGGGATCACGGCGGTCTTCGTAAATACGAGCATGACGTCATCGGTTACAACAGCCGTCTGGATGCCATGCAGGCGGCTGCCCTTGAACTCAAATTGAAGGGCCTGGATGCGAGAAACGCACTGAGGCGCAAACACGCCGCGGCTTATCGCGAGCTTCTTTCCGGCATCGATGGCGTAGTGACGCCGTTCGAGCCTGAAGGCTTCGAAGGTGTCTATCACCTCTATGTAATGCGCATAGAACGCGGAAGCCGGGACATGCTGCAGAAATTCCTCACCAAAAGCGACGTGCAAACCGGGATTCACTACCCGCAGCCGATTCACCGCACTCCGGCATTCGCGTCGTTCAGCGGTGCAACCTGCCCTGTCGCAGAAAAGTATTCGACGGAGATTTTGTCACTCCCGATGTACCCCGGCCTCGAGCGGCAACAACTGGAGCATGTCGCTTCTCTGGTCGGGAAATACGTCGAGTCTGAAACCCGAGAAGTGGCCGGAAGGAGTCAGCGATGA